The Monomorium pharaonis isolate MP-MQ-018 chromosome 5, ASM1337386v2, whole genome shotgun sequence genome segment CACCAGGTACATCATAGAATTCCGCGATTCTCGCGTCTCTCTATGAGTTGCAGATCACCGATTAGCGACACGTTACATATAGGTCTGTCCACGTTAATATctgaatatttctttataattttacatttcgtcattttaaacatttgttttttgtaatatcgtatttataaaatttaaactttttaggATGATATACGAATCCGGcatcaaattttatcattattgcatgttttattatctttatttgcttcataaaagaaagtaatcatcacattaaaacatttttttaaaatacgattacagaattaaagtaaTCAGTACAAGTAACTTTatttacatgataaatttttgtttgtttagaaaattttttcaagaatttattcattttatttcttttaaatttttaaatatggtattaaacatttgttatatatatttaattatttattttgtatttttgtgatttaaattgctgaaaaattgataattgcaTTTCTAAACACGTTAATAttcttgcataaaaaatttaccatctgaaaaaatacatacaagtACATCAAATAcgaatatcgaaatatatataaacataaatacgattgttaaataattaataataaatatgaataattataatcaataacAGTATTTGGACACGTTccattaaatttgcattttataatcttttttgtagAACAGTAtggcattatttttatcacgAAGTACATAAAATTAGATGCTTTTAATTTGAAGTAAAATGTGGCATGCAAATGTCCGTTTTTCgtcttgtataaataaaagtgcaTTTTTTCGTGGACagacttatattttatgccaCGCTGTCATTCGCGTCAGCAGAAAGAACAGcaatttattatgatattCGCGGGTGATTTGACACACTTACCACTTTGTCAATTGTATATGTGGGAGTATTAACTTGATGTAGGCGGGGCAGAGCGGGCCACGTGCGGCCGTAAGACTCTTCAAGAATAAAAGGCATGTCTCTCGAAGAATAAAACGCTCGACGTTGTTGTTTCCGTAGTTCCACGTTGGCTGTCGGAGGAAGATGACGGCGAATACGTCTTGAGCGGATGCAGCGGCATGCAGGAACCGCCGGCGACGCCCGTCGCCCGCGACGAGTTAGCTTTAAGGCGGCACAGATTTTTCTCCGATCTGTTGCAAGCTGCGCAGAATTCGACGGAACACCGAGTGAGATTCGACCCGCTAGGACCGATGGTGCACACCGGTTAGGATTCTCGCTTGAGAATTTCCAGTCGTTTATTCTTTCACGCGCTGTTAATTCTGGAGCCTAGATAGCTCGGCGTTACTCTGCCTCGTGAGCCTCGCTATAGTTTAAAAAGCAAAATcgatttatgtttatattagtgTTCGACTAGCTTACTTCATACAATTATtcatggaaaattttataagtctttataaacaaacaaaggatttttatcatttgcgtttattcttttttgttatgtatttaaaaatagaagaaaaagataaaaataagaaaaaaattaatctatccATTCACGTCATGATATATGCAGTGTGATTGCAACTAGAATGGCACTTTCCGCATAATATTACATACCTTTAGGTATGATGATTCTATACGCTACGAGTAACATCATTATGCGATTATGTTACATTATGAATCATTTGCCGAGCGTATTTATGTGGATGGGACTGTAACTCCGCGATGTTGGCGGACTCTCTAATAATAGTCTGGAGAGTATTCTCGCGTCGGACGGAAAATCATCTCATTTGAGATGTCTTTCAGTTTCTTGCCAATTTTCGGAAAGTCTGGTAGCTGCATTGCCGTTTATAATAGGACAATACAATAGTCTTCGAAACCTAGGTAAATCctgatgaaaaaagaaataaggtTCATAAAATGAGGTGTATATACAGATATAATTTGTCAAAGAAAAGTGTGATCAGAATCatttttattggaattttATTAGCGAGATAGATTTGCGtgcattaaaaagattttaatctcGTTTTGCAATACGACGTACTATAAAACAAGGTTAGTtagcttatatttttttcaaaaaaagtttttaaacaaattttatatttacatttttaaaaacaagtttTACAACGAagccatttttatttattctcttcTTTCTAGTGAAAGAAGAGAATTATTATCTGGATTAATCTTCTTCTGTCTGACAGTCTCACCGAAAATGtctaatttattgtaaagGCAGAATTTTACAATGTGCATATAAGTATCGAGCAGGTGTTCAAATCGTTTCAGcgctttttatttaacaaattatttattaggtTTTTTTAGTACGCCTTGCAAATGTCGAACAATTATCGATAATGATAGCGATTGgataagtttattataattaattaaaatttaattattatcacgTACTGTGCAGGTATTTCTgtcattatcttttaaaagttatgTTGGTCGGGTTTGTCTTGTTAgattattatgtatacatgtgtgtatgtatacattaaaaattttaatctatatataattttgtttaaaaacataCTTATATACTGCACTTAACGCGATATAGTTGTGCTAACGTAACTATTTATAAACGTATCCTATATTTAGTGTTCCAAGTTCTCGGTGAGGTATTCCAAGCAACTGAGTTTTCCGGATGTTTCCGAGCGGGTTCCCCGTGGGATAAAGTTTACATTCGTCTTTATGTTTGCGCCGTTTGCTTATCATATTTATAGTATCGTGATTTTTAAACCGCGAGCGAACGAATGATctgttttcttattattacaGTCTACATGcaaacatttacaaatttatttataaaataaattacaggtAACGAAAGTACCGATAAAGAAGATCATCTAGAGGAGTTGGTGAACCGATTGGAAAACGTAACGAGACGACTCGAAAACGTACACTTTGGAGTAAAGACGCAAGACACCGCTGTACAAACGAACACACCTTCTCCGAAGAGATTGTCTACGTCGCCGTCGTCAGAAAGTAATTTGTCTCCATCACCGAAGCCGGAAATTCCGAATCTACTTGTAGACATGTCGATTGCCGGATATGAAGATCTTTTGGCCGGGCCGGTTAGAGAATACTTACAATTAAGTCAAAAAATTGGTGGCGATGTAGCCGTTCATAGCAAGCTTGTGGAGAAGGCTTTTCAGTAAGtaacgttttaattttatgttgagATTGTATAAGTAAATCAACATCGAAtgagttattaaatatattccaaTTAATTGCAGGATTCAGTTTCAATTTGTACAAATGGCAGCGAGTCGTCCCGCACCGGCGAATCAATCCGAACAAATATCTTTATTGACACCCATGTCTGCACAAATACAACAGATTCAAGAATTTCGCGAGAAAAATCGTGGATCCCCATTCTTTAATCACTTATCGGCAATTAGTGAAAGTATCCCAGCTCTAGGATGGGTTGCCGTGTCTCCTACGCCAGCTCCCTACGTAAAGGAAATGAATGACGCCGGTCAATTTTACACTAATCGTGTATTAAAAGATTGGAAAGAAAAGTAAGTTGTTTCTTAAAAgcttatttttttcgtaatttatGTGGGAGAGTGAAgctaaaatattgtttttatttatagaaacaaAATACACATAGACTGGTGTAAAGCGTGGGTGCAAACGTTGACCGATTTACAACAGTATGTTCGTCAACATCATACGACGGGTTTAGTATGGGGAAAGCCTGCACCTGCTGGTGTACCTGGTGGTATACCACCGCCTCCACCACCCTCGATGCCAATCGGAGATATTGCACCGGTATTGAATGACGACAGGAGCGCTCTTTTTGCTCAGATTAATCAGGGAGAAGATATCACGAAAggtgattttattataattttttttattattgttatcacatattgtatattttttaatgcaattgtCTTTGTAATATCTAGTGCAGATCCGATgcaatatctaatatttatattttataggtttgaaaaaagtaacttCAGATATGCAAACACATAAAAATCCTGGTTTGAGGTCTGGGCCTGCACCATTTAAAGCGCCAATAGTTAACGCAGCATCAATGAAAACTGTGTTGCCGGCGAACGCGCCTATTGATAAGCCACCTGTATTTACTAGAGATGGCAAAAAATGGCTCGTGgtacgatttttattttagaaaaaaaaaaaaatatttaaaactactATGTATTGTTATACgtgttacatattaaaaaaaattgtatttttcataCAGGAGTATCATAAGGGTGAGAATTTAGTAATCGATAACGTAGAGATGAATAACGTGATTTACATGTTTCGATGCCAAGATAGCACACTTACTATCAAAGGCAAAGTAAATTCTATTGTTATGGATTCCTGTCGTAAATCGTCTGTTGTATTCGATTCCCTGGTGTCCAGTATCGAATTCGTTAATTGTCAAAGCGTACAAATGCAGGTATGTATGGCTCTAGCAAtggtttttttctcttattaacGTGCACATTAGATTATCTgtgcttttataatattaatctgtaAGCATTTACGTAAGAATTATTGATCCAGattcaagttttaaatttactaattaaacatattacgtgacaaacatttaaaaacaatatggatttctctaatttttaatgtttaaaaattattttatttttaaaacatgtttcttttttaattacttataaagaaaaataaaaacacataaaaaGTTATGCGTCTACTTACTaggttaaataaaatgatattagaaaatattttgatatgtaAAAGATCGATAACACTGTCAGATGTCGATATAATAAGagattttgtctttttattatatacgagaaactgttttttttttcgacattgctcttaatttcataatatcctagataatttaattaaaaagaaaatctagctactatattttcttatagatataatttataatacgtacaagtgtaaaaaagatttatttagaaaaaatgcactcttatataaaaaagaacctgataaataaaaatattaaaatatttacatatataaaataagttatacATTTCGGTTCATTCATTGTAAGTCAGACATGGATGTACATGTATCTGTAACAGAAGGTTTCACCGTAACttctttttccgtttttcCAACAGTAATAGtccataatttgtttttatgtatCAGCAGATCCGTCGCGGGGCTGATATTCtttgtgtttaaaataaacagatcTGCCGGGTACTTTTTCTGCAGATTATCATTTGCCATAATAGAAATGACAACTGCCTCTttcgaaacaattttttctacatGCTGCATTATGCTTGTCTCATCATCTAATTTCCTgtcatttatatctttttcatcTGAATGCTCTTTGTCGATTGCCAAGGACACTATCTTTTCACTACACAAaatttccgaatttttctTTGATGTATCTTTGCATATTATGTTAGAGTTCTCCAATTCTTTATCGAGTATGTTctctgtattatttaatttagtgaAATTTGATACAGTTTCTGCTACTCGCAgatgtttatttattgaatcaTTATCACTTTGTGCAACCTCTTCGTTTGTTGCGTGATCTTTCATACTAGTCTTTTCTCCCCATAACATAGTCAACGGATTTTTTATGGGACATCTTGTCTGCGCTCGATGTTTCATTCGGTGAGACGATTCTAAACGATTTTTAAAGATTGGTATGCAAGATTTGGTGGGCGTTCTTCGCGGTGATATAACGGACTTTGATTGAGTTGTGAGTcgcaatttgttttttatacatttagttttattattgtgtaGTTTTGTACAGGGTTGATGTAATATGCCGTTGATGTAGTCCATAGTATTGTGGCGCATCAAAAATGAGTGTGATTTTTTAGGGTATAAGTTGACTTTTAAGTTCTTACTTCTATTATTTAGTAGAGACATGTCGCTTTTGGCTTTAATTTGGGAAGTCTGAAAAGGATTTATCGAATAACATTCTATTTGGGGCGATAAATGTATGGTATCTACAGATATTtcgttattttgttttaaattatttaataaaataccatctgtatttaatgttttattttctttctctagTGAGAGAGGTAGTAGAGAAACTTCAggattaaagataaaatcttttttttttaacattgttaaagAAGACGCTGTTTTCGCTTTCGTAAAATAATTGGATCCTGATTTATCAAGAATAAGATTCGAATCAATGATTATCGTCAGATTAGAATAGTCATTATCCGGTGATAATTTGCTTGGCATTGCTACATTTACATCCGGACGTTCATCTACGGATATTTGTTGTTTGATAACATTCTGTTTGATTTCTGTTTGTACGTTTGCAtgcgaatattttatattcgatGTAGATTCGGAAGATACGTCatccatttttatatcatttattatctCCTCGTCGGTGAAATACGAATTACTATGGGAGATTGAATTGCAATTAGATTTTGTCAGGTACTCCTCGCGCGTTATGTGAATAACTTTTGCATCAGTGTTCGCAACATCGAGCGAAACATACGATATTTTTGATGGCTTACTTTCAGCAATTTGCGTCTGTTTTCTACGTTTATGGAAATCAGTATTTAAATCGACTGTCGTtcctttatctattttattattttctgtatttgGTGTAATACGTTCTTCACAACGAGGCGTGATCGAGTTCGTTATTCTATGCGTAGATTTTGAGTCATTTTTGCAAGAATATGTTATCGGAAAATATAGATCGGCTTCTTCCTCTCTTGATCCTGTAGCTACTTCCGATTGTTGTGAATCGTTCTTGttagagaatttattttttgtaggaGTAACAAGTGCAAGCATTCCCGGATTTCTCTTTAAGTACACATCGGAGGAATAGTTTAAAACATCTTTCATTT includes the following:
- the LOC105827857 gene encoding uncharacterized protein LOC105827857 isoform X1, which translates into the protein MFKCCGCKSTSKDADDTPVGSPRLSVKEEIDDEIKSATRVDVVNGEVQNSERTSLVEDKDVSPEDKDVSLADKITSLEDKNASLEEKNISPEDKVISVEDKDASLEDKNASPEDKDAALEDKNTLLDRNVLLEIKKASLEDKITSLEDNIASLVDNIASLADNITLLEDKVKVEDKDALLEGAPPEDKDVSLEDKNTLLEDEDTLLENKDTSLENKDTLLEDKDVSLEDKNVLLEDKNILLEEKNALLEDKNVLVEDKDALLEDKHISPEDKNAPVDFHPWISTPPPVPAFFIPQNGSTDVEESSSSTSTKKTVEEAGEEISVRIVDDMDDTNLEVTEVWTEEVDSVSAIGPVKTNLYDDTSGYIERTIDDGPEDEGDDSVFEDENKIVKKAPPVPRWLSEEDDGEYVLSGCSGMQEPPATPVARDELALRRHRFFSDLLQAAQNSTEHRVRFDPLGPMVHTGNESTDKEDHLEELVNRLENVTRRLENVHFGVKTQDTAVQTNTPSPKRLSTSPSSESNLSPSPKPEIPNLLVDMSIAGYEDLLAGPVREYLQLSQKIGGDVAVHSKLVEKAFQIQFQFVQMAASRPAPANQSEQISLLTPMSAQIQQIQEFREKNRGSPFFNHLSAISESIPALGWVAVSPTPAPYVKEMNDAGQFYTNRVLKDWKEKNKIHIDWCKAWVQTLTDLQQYVRQHHTTGLVWGKPAPAGVPGGIPPPPPPSMPIGDIAPVLNDDRSALFAQINQGEDITKGLKKVTSDMQTHKNPGLRSGPAPFKAPIVNAASMKTVLPANAPIDKPPVFTRDGKKWLVEYHKGENLVIDNVEMNNVIYMFRCQDSTLTIKGKVNSIVMDSCRKSSVVFDSLVSSIEFVNCQSVQMQVLGKVPTISIDKTDGCQMYLSMESLGVELITSKSSEMNVMVPKANGDYSEYPVPEQFKTTISKNGLSTTAVDSLG
- the LOC105827857 gene encoding uncharacterized protein LOC105827857 isoform X4 gives rise to the protein MFKCCGCKSTSKDADDTPVGSPRLSVKEEIDDEIKSATRVDVVNGEVQNSERTSLVEDKDVSPEDKDVSLADKITSLEDKNASLEEKNISPEDKVISVEDKDASLEDKNASPEDKDAALEDKNTLLDRNVLLEIKKASLEDKITSLEDNIASLVDNIASLADNITLLEDKVKVEDKDALLEGAPPEDKDVSLEDKNTLLEDEDTLLENKDTSLENKDTLLEDKDVSLEDKNVLLEDKNILLEEKNALLEDKNVLVEDKDALLEDKHISPEDKNAPVDFHPWISTPPPVPAFFIPQNGSTDVEESSSSTSTKKTVEEAGEEISVRIVDDMDDTNLEVTEVWTEEVDSVSAIGPVKTNLYDDTSGYIERTIDDGPEDEGDDSVFEDENKIACLSKNKTLDVVVSVVPRWLSEEDDGEYVLSGCSGMQEPPATPVARDELALRRHRFFSDLLQAAQNSTEHRVRFDPLGPMVHTGNESTDKEDHLEELVNRLENVTRRLENVHFGVKTQDTAVQTNTPSPKRLSTSPSSESNLSPSPKPEIPNLLVDMSIAGYEDLLAGPVREYLQLSQKIGGDVAVHSKLVEKAFQIQFQFVQMAASRPAPANQSEQISLLTPMSAQIQQIQEFREKNRGSPFFNHLSAISESIPALGWVAVSPTPAPYVKEMNDAGQFYTNRVLKDWKEKNKIHIDWCKAWVQTLTDLQQYVRQHHTTGLVWGKPAPAGVPGGIPPPPPPSMPIGDIAPVLNDDRSALFAQINQGEDITKGLKKVTSDMQTHKNPGLRSGPAPFKAPIVNAASMKTVLPANAPIDKPPVFTRDGKKWLVEYHKGENLVIDNVEMNNVIYMFRCQDSTLTIKGKVNSIVMDSCRKSSVVFDSLVSSIEFVNCQSVQMQVLGKVPTISIDKTDGCQMYLSMESLGVELITSKSSEMNVMVPKANGDYSEYPVPEQFKTTISKNGLSTTAVDSLG
- the LOC105827857 gene encoding adenylyl cyclase-associated protein 1 isoform X3, which produces MSIAGYEDLLAGPVREYLQLSQKIGGDVAVHSKLVEKAFQIQFQFVQMAASRPAPANQSEQISLLTPMSAQIQQIQEFREKNRGSPFFNHLSAISESIPALGWVAVSPTPAPYVKEMNDAGQFYTNRVLKDWKEKNKIHIDWCKAWVQTLTDLQQYVRQHHTTGLVWGKPAPAGVPGGIPPPPPPSMPIGDIAPVLNDDRSALFAQINQGEDITKGLKKVTSDMQTHKNPGLRSGPAPFKAPIVNAASMKTVLPANAPIDKPPVFTRDGKKWLVEYHKGENLVIDNVEMNNVIYMFRCQDSTLTIKGKVNSIVMDSCRKSSVVFDSLVSSIEFVNCQSVQMQVLGKVPTISIDKTDGCQMYLSMESLGVELITSKSSEMNVMVPKANGDYSEYPVPEQFKTTISKNGLSTTAVDSLG